One window from the genome of Streptomyces sp. NBC_00708 encodes:
- a CDS encoding STM4011 family radical SAM protein — protein sequence MDLTILYRGPLASCDYDCPYCPFAKRRDSGEQLRADRAALERFTAWVAEQTGDRISVLFTPWGEGLVRSWYRRAIVELAGLAHVRRVAVQTNLSGRTRWLAEAPEAARERIALWCTYHPGQTPYERFLARCAELRGLGVRHSVGVVGLDAHLDEARRLRAALADEVYLWVNAAEGHTYTDEEAERWTAIDPLFPYSRHPHRSAGLPCRTGESVISVDGEGTVRRCHFVRAELGNLYDGSYRRALGPKACPLAVCDCHIGYVHLETLPLYDVFAGGVLERIPAALPLSPVAATRSRGD from the coding sequence ATGGACCTGACGATTCTCTACCGGGGCCCGCTCGCCTCGTGCGACTACGACTGCCCTTACTGCCCGTTCGCCAAGCGGCGCGACAGCGGGGAGCAGCTGCGGGCGGACCGGGCGGCGCTGGAGCGGTTCACGGCGTGGGTGGCGGAGCAGACCGGTGACCGGATCTCGGTGCTGTTCACACCGTGGGGCGAGGGGCTGGTGCGGTCCTGGTACCGCCGGGCGATCGTGGAGCTGGCGGGGCTGGCGCATGTGCGCCGGGTCGCAGTCCAGACGAACCTGAGCGGCCGTACGCGGTGGCTGGCCGAGGCCCCGGAGGCGGCCCGCGAGCGGATCGCGCTGTGGTGCACGTACCACCCGGGGCAGACGCCGTACGAGCGTTTCCTCGCCCGGTGCGCGGAGCTGCGGGGCCTCGGGGTCCGGCACAGCGTGGGTGTCGTGGGGCTCGACGCCCATCTCGACGAGGCGCGGCGGCTGCGGGCGGCGCTCGCGGACGAGGTCTACCTCTGGGTCAACGCGGCCGAGGGGCACACCTACACGGACGAGGAGGCGGAGCGGTGGACGGCGATCGACCCGTTGTTCCCGTACAGCCGCCATCCGCACCGCTCGGCGGGGCTGCCGTGCCGGACCGGTGAGTCGGTGATCTCGGTCGACGGGGAGGGCACGGTGCGCCGCTGCCACTTCGTGCGGGCGGAGCTGGGCAATCTGTACGACGGGAGCTACCGCCGGGCGCTGGGGCCGAAGGCGTGCCCGCTCGCCGTGTGCGACTGTCACATCGGCTATGTGCACCTGGAGACGCTGCCGCTGTACGACGTGTTCGCGGGCGGGGTGCTGGAGCGTATTCCGGCGGCGCTGCCGCTGTCCCCGGTCGCCGCGACGCGGTCGCGGGGCGACTGA